Proteins encoded together in one Microcebus murinus isolate Inina chromosome 18, M.murinus_Inina_mat1.0, whole genome shotgun sequence window:
- the LOC105879214 gene encoding olfactory receptor 3A2, with the protein MEPEAGTNRTAVTEFTLLGLVETEEMQSVVFVLFLFAYLVTVGGNLSILAAILVEPKLHTPMYFFLGNLSVLDVGCITVTVPAMLSHLLTHKRTISYGACLTQLFFFHLLAGMDCFLLTAMAYDRFLAICRPLTYSIRMSHTVQRMLVAVSWACAFTNALTHTIALTTLNFCGPKEVNHFYCDLPQLFQLSCSSTQLNELLLFALGFLMVGAPVVLIITSYIHVAAAVLQIRSAEGRKKAFSTCGSHLTVVFLFYGTGIFNYMRLGSEEASDKDKGVGVFNTVINPMLNPLIYSLRNTDVQGALWRILVGRWSLT; encoded by the coding sequence ATGGAGCCAGAAGCTGGGACCAACAGAACCGCTGTTACTGAGTTCACTCTACTGGGCCTCGTGGAAACAGAAGAGATGCAGTCTGTGGTCTTCGTGCTCTTCCTCTTCGCCTACCTGGTCACAGTCGGGGGCAACCTCAGCATCCTGGCCGCCATCCTGGTGGAGCCCAAactccacacccccatgtacttcttcctgggGAACCTATCGGTGCTGGATGTTGGATGTATCACTGTCACTGTTCCTGCAATGCTGAGTCATCTCTTGACCCACAAGCGTACAATTTCCTACGGAGCCTGCCTTACACAGCTATTCTTCTTCCACCTTCTGGCTGGGATGGACTGCTTCCTGTTGACCGCCATGGCCTATGACCGGTTCCTGGCCATCTGCCGGCCCCTCACCTATAGCATCCGCATGAGCCACACGGTCCAGAGGATGTTGGTGGCTGTGTCTTGGGCTTGTGCCTTCACCAATGCACTGACTCACACTATTGCCTTGACTACTCTCAACTTCTGTGGCCCTAAAGAGGTCAATCACTTCTACTGTGACCTCCCACAGCTCTTCCAGCTCTCCTGCTCCAGCACCCAACTCAATGAGCTGCTGCTCTTTGCTCTGGGATTTTTGATGGTAGGTGCACCTGTGGTTCTCATCATCACCTCCTACATCCACGTGGCAGCTGCGGTTCTACAAATCCGTTCAGCAGAGGGCAGGAAGAAAGCCTTCTCCACATGTGGCTCCCACCTCACTGTGGTGTTCCTCTTCTATGGGACGGGTATCTTCAACTACATGCGTCTGGGTTCAGAGGAAGCTTCGGACAAGGATAAAGGTGTTGGGGTTTTCAACACTGTTATCAACCCCATGCTGAACCCACTCATCTACAGCCTCAGAAACACTGATGTTCAGGGCGCTCTGTGGCGGATACTTGTGGGGAGGTGGTCACTGACCTGA
- the LOC105878850 gene encoding olfactory receptor 1D2 yields MEGANQSEGSQFLLLGISERPEQQRILFWMFLSMYLVTVVGNVLIVLAISSDSRLHTPMYFFLANLSFTDLFFVTNTIPKMLVNLQSQNKAISYAGCLTQLYFLVSLVALDNLILAVMAYDRYVAICHPLHYTTAMSPKLCMLLLTLCWVLSSLYGLIHTLLMTRVTFCGSRKIHYIFCEMYVLLRLACSNIQVNHSVLVATGCFIFLTPLGFMITSYVRIIRAILRIPSATGKYKAFSTCASHLAVVSLFYGTLGMVYLQPLHTYSMKDSVATVMYAVVTPMMNPFIYSLRNKDMHGALGRLLQGKAFQRLT; encoded by the coding sequence ATGGAGGGAGCCAACCAGAGTGAGGGCTCCCAGTTCCTGCTCCTGGGGATCTCGGAGAGACCTGAGCAGCAGCGAATCCTGTTTTGGATGTTCCTGTCCATGTACCTGGTCACAGTGGTGGGAAATGTGCTCATCGTCCTGGCCATCAGCTCTGACTCCCGCctgcacacccccatgtacttcttcctggccAACCTCTCCTTCACTGACCTCTTCTTCGTCACCAACACCATCCCCAAGATGCTGGTGAACCTTCAGTCCCAGAACAAAGCCATCTCCTACGCAGGGTGTCTGACGCAGCTCTACTTCCTGGTCTCCCTGGTGGCCCTGGACAACCTCATCCTGGCCGTGATGGCatatgaccgctatgtggccatctgccacCCCCTCCACTACACCACAGCCATGAGCCCTAAGCTCTGTATGTTGCTCCTCACCTTGTGTTGGGTGCTCTCCTCCCTTTACGGCCTCATCCACACACTGCTCATGACCAGAGTGACCTTCTGTGGGTCCCGAAAGATCCACTACATCTTCTGTGAGATGTACGTCCTGCTGAGGCTGGCATGTTCCAACATCCAAGTCAATCACTCAGTGCTGGTTGCCACGGGCTGCTTCATCTTCCTCACCCCCTTAGGGTTCATGATCACGTCCTATGTGCGCATTATCAGAGCCATCCTCCGCATACCCTCAGCCACTGGGAAGTACAAGGCTTTCTCCACCTGTGCCTCCCATTTGGCTGTGGTCTCCCTCTTCTATGGGACACTGGGCATGGTGTACCTGCAGCCCCTGCACACCTACTCCATGAAGGACTCAGTAGCCACAGTGATGTATGCTGTGGTGACCCCCATGATGAACCCTTtcatctacagcctgaggaacaAGGACATGCACGGGGCTCTGGGAAGACTTCTCCAAGGGAAAGCTTTTCAGAGGTTGACATGA